The sequence below is a genomic window from Desulfobulbus oligotrophicus.
CCGAGTAACTCTCATCTTTTCGTCGCGTTTACCCGTACGGGGCAAGACGGTTCCACGACAAATGGAGCTGTTTGCCCCGTTTTTTGTTGGATATATGCTTCTCAAAAATTATCGTTATATGGCTGTGAGCGTCTTATAAACTGCGAAGAAGGTCTGCCTGGTTCAGGTCATTCTCAGGCGAACTTCTTGCGGACAGGAAGGATACTGCGCAACGGTTGTGTGGGAGAGTGTGCAACAGATCTGTGCATTGTCCACAGCATCCGGTGAACAGAAGACGTTCATTGGGACAAGCGCAGTGGACCTGTTCTGTTGCCATGTTCCCCTTGGCATGCCTGGAAGATGTACCCTTCCGGTATAGAGGTCTCTCCTGCCTGCTGTTGCCTACAGGGTGTTGCCGATTCTTCCACCCATGTCGGCGCTGTTGTGCAGCAGGATGCCTGAGGAGAGTGTGTTGCAGGAAAAAAAATTAAGAATCATTGCAACCTGACAGGATACTTGCAGTACAAGAGAACAATTATTCACTGTCGGGCGGGGTGCCGGTGTTGAACCGATACCTCTCAACTTCTCCTGACAACCGGGAAGAAAAAAATTATCGATCACAGGAACTGTTATGTCATTGACAACCAGTATCCAGGATGCCGGAGCCGTTATTCTTGTTGATAATGCAGGCCTGCCTGGATTTGCAACCGAGCATGGCTTTGCCCTTTGGGTGGAGGCAGACGGTATGCGTCTTCTTTTTGATACCGGACAGGGCGGTGTCTTGTCTGCCAATGCCAGGCGTGCAGGCGTCCGTTTGGCTTTGCTCGATCATCTCGTGCTCAGCCATGGCCACTACGATCACACCGGCGGCCTGGAAGAGGTCTTGCACCAGAGTCATAATTGTATGCTGCACTGTCACCCAGGTGCGGTCTCTCCCCGCTACGCTATCCGCAATCATGATGTCCGATCTGTTCAGATGCCGCGTGAGGTCATGACGGTGTTGGATCGGTTTCCGCAGGAGCAGCTTCATTGGGTACAGCGGCCTGTCCTCTTGAACAAGGCAGTCGGGCTTACCGGTCCCATTGCCCGCAAGACGGTTTTTGAGGGAAGTTCAGGCCCTTTTTTTCTTGATCAGTCCGGGCATCGACCGGATCTGTTTGATGATGATCTTGCCCTCTGGATACGGACAGACAGGGGGCTGGTTGTCTGTGTGGGCTGTGCTCATGCCGGTTTGATCAATACATTGATGCAGGCACAGCGGCAGAATGATGGGATGCGTATCTACGCGGTAATCGGTGGTTTCCA
It includes:
- a CDS encoding MBL fold metallo-hydrolase produces the protein MSLTTSIQDAGAVILVDNAGLPGFATEHGFALWVEADGMRLLFDTGQGGVLSANARRAGVRLALLDHLVLSHGHYDHTGGLEEVLHQSHNCMLHCHPGAVSPRYAIRNHDVRSVQMPREVMTVLDRFPQEQLHWVQRPVLLNKAVGLTGPIARKTVFEGSSGPFFLDQSGHRPDLFDDDLALWIRTDRGLVVCVGCAHAGLINTLMQAQRQNDGMRIYAVIGGFHLVNADRSRIDLTVQALQRFAPDLIVPCHCTGADAVAALRQAFGDRCRPGAAGMTFQLTGAAS